One Ricinus communis isolate WT05 ecotype wild-type chromosome 1, ASM1957865v1, whole genome shotgun sequence DNA window includes the following coding sequences:
- the LOC8270391 gene encoding peptidyl-prolyl cis-trans isomerase CYP23 has translation MWIAGWLCLVFAAAISAASSEDPELGSARVVFQTNYGDIEFGFYPNVAPQTVEHIYKLVRLGCYNTNHFFRVDKGFVAQVADVVGGRSAPMNEEQRKEAQKTVIGEFSHVKHVRGILSMGRYSDPNSASSSFSILLGDAPHLDGQYAIFGKVTKGDDTLSKLEQVPTHREGIFVMPTERITILSSYYYDAVIETCEEERSILRRRLAASAIEIERQRMKCFP, from the exons atgtgGATTGCCGGTTGGCTCTGCTTAGTATTCGCCGCTGCTATTAGCGCCGCCTCATCGGAGGATCCCGAGCTTGGTTCTGCTCGTGTCGTTTTCCAG ACTAACTATGGAGATATAGAGTTCGGATTTTACCCTAATGTGGCGCCACAAACTGTAGAGCACATTTACAAGCTGGTTCGACTTGGATGCTATAATACGAATCATTTCTTTCgg GTGGATAAAGGATTTGTTGCACAAGTGGCAGATGTAGTAGGAGGAAGATCAGCTCCAATGAACGAAGAGCAAAGAAAAGAGGCTCAAAAAACTGTAATTGGTGAATTTAGTCATGTTAAGCATGTTAGAGGCATACTTTCTATGGGCAG ATATTCTGATCCAAATAGTGCATCATCTTCATTCTCAATACTTCTGGGAGATGCCCCTCATCTTGATGGTCAG TATGCAATATTTGGTAAAGTTACTAAAGGGGATGATACTCTTTCAAAGCTTGAGCAAGTCCCTACTCATCGTGAGGGAATTTTTGTGATG CCAACTGAGCGTATCACAATTCTTTCCTCATACTACTATG ATGCAGTGATAGAGACATGTGAAGAGGAAAGATCGATTTTGAGACGAAGACTTGCTGCATCTGCCATTGAAATTGAGAGACAG AGGATGAAATGCTTTCCATGA